The genomic interval TCGTAAATCTACTCCTTTTATCGGTTTTGCTTCTGCCTTTGCAAAGTGATGCTCAACTTCTTCATGCGTCAAACAAATTTACACGGGCCGACTCGCTTCGTGGCACGCTAAGCCCGCTACGAACCGCTTATGATATTCAATATTATCACCTGGATGTTCGCGTAGATATTGACAAACGCTTTATCAGTGGATCTAACCTTTTTAAATTCAAGGCGACACAAGACTTTGATCGTCTGCAGTTCGACTTGTTCGACAATCTGAAAGTTGAAAAGGTTACCTACAGAGGGAAAGAGCTACCTTTTTCAAGAGAATTCAACGCTGTTTTTGTAGATTTCCCATCTCAAATAAAAAAGGGGGTCGTTGATTCTTTTCGCGTGCACTATTCGGGAAATCCAATTATAGCAAAAAGAGCGCCCTGGGATGGAGGCTTTGTTTTTACCCGGGATAGCAATGGGAAACCCTGGGTATCCACGGCTAACCAGGGTCTTGGGGCGAGCAGCTGGTGGCCAAACAAAGATCATCAGGGGGATGAAGTAGACAGCCTGCTGATTAGTGTTTCAGTTCCAAAGGACTTGGTTAATGTATCAAATGGACGTCTGCGTGGCAAAACAAAATTAAAAAATGGATACATCCGATACGATTGGTTTGTAAGCAACCCGATTAACAATTATTCGATTTCGCTAAACATCGGCGACTATGTGAAACTCGAGGACACCTTTAACGGTGAGGAGGGGCCATTGGATTTGACTTATTGGGTACTGAAAGAAAACCTACAGAAAGCGAAAGTACATTTCCCGAAGAATGTAAATCCGATGTTGGAGGCTTTCGAACATTGGTTTGGTCCCTATCCCTTTTACGAAGACAGCTACAAACTAATCGACGCGCCCTATTTGGGAATGGAGCATCAAAGCGCGGTCACATATGGGAATAAATATCAAAACGGCTACTTAGGTCGGGACATGTCTGGCACGGGTTGGGGTTTGAAATGGGATTTTATCATAATTCACGAAAGTGGGCATGAATGGTTTGGTAACAATATTACTGCAAA from Pedobacter indicus carries:
- a CDS encoding M1 family metallopeptidase; protein product: MKWIVNLLLLSVLLLPLQSDAQLLHASNKFTRADSLRGTLSPLRTAYDIQYYHLDVRVDIDKRFISGSNLFKFKATQDFDRLQFDLFDNLKVEKVTYRGKELPFSREFNAVFVDFPSQIKKGVVDSFRVHYSGNPIIAKRAPWDGGFVFTRDSNGKPWVSTANQGLGASSWWPNKDHQGDEVDSLLISVSVPKDLVNVSNGRLRGKTKLKNGYIRYDWFVSNPINNYSISLNIGDYVKLEDTFNGEEGPLDLTYWVLKENLQKAKVHFPKNVNPMLEAFEHWFGPYPFYEDSYKLIDAPYLGMEHQSAVTYGNKYQNGYLGRDMSGTGWGLKWDFIIIHESGHEWFGNNITAKDLGDMWIHEAFTNYSEALYIDYVFGKQAGLEYIHGNRKGIQNDRPLQGPYGVNKEGSGDMYVKGGVFLNMLRTIIDDDEKWRQILRGLNKEFYHKTVDYEDIEKYISTKSGINMKSIFSQYLQHTGIPTLELQWDEGKLYGRWIAEVEDFSMPVKIKVKGGEYQFFNLNQKFSEIILQDAEKDLIEVDVFNYYIGVLFN